A region of Drosophila suzukii chromosome 2L, CBGP_Dsuzu_IsoJpt1.0, whole genome shotgun sequence DNA encodes the following proteins:
- the LOC108021276 gene encoding uncharacterized protein — protein sequence MNDTPVPVAAQDTQQDPRETGTETDQAELNSNRDSRLSEAVVRHYKSLYQILIKVKVIAYKMSSALTNLLQSLRIVPLGHGKSSNQVVVVKERLKVEDLPEISLEEVALHDSFEDCWVVIYDRVYDVTHFLRDHPGGDDVIMDHAGRDATIAFHGTGHSGDAIELMKDFLIGQLPIRQHIFRTGKNKVLSLGIPE from the coding sequence ATGAATGACACTCCAGTACCGGTGGCTGCACAAGACACACAACAAGACCCCAGAGAAACTGGAACTGAAACCGATCAAGCAGAACTCAACTCGAATCGAGACTCCAGACTGTCTGAAGCGGTAGTGCGGCATTACAAATCGTTATatcaaatattaataaaagtGAAAGTAATCGCATACAAAATGTCATCTGCGTTGACGAACCTCTTGCAATCGCTGAGGATAGTGCCCTTGGGACACGGAAAATCCAGTAATCAAGTGGTGGTCGTAAAGGAGCGATTAAAAGTGGAGGATCTGCCGGAGATCAGTTTGGAGGAGGTGGCCCTACACGATAGCTTTGAGGACTGCTGGGTGGTGATCTACGACAGGGTCTACGACGTCACCCACTTTCTGAGGGACCATCCTGGAGGCGATGATGTCATCATGGATCACGCAGGACGAGATGCCACCATTGCCTTCCACGGAACAGGACACTCGGGAGATGCCATTGAACTAATGAAGGACTTTCTTATTGGCCAATTGCCCATCAGACAACACATTTTTCGCACTGGCAAAAACAAGGTTTTGTCCCTGGGCATACCggaataa
- the Sytalpha gene encoding synaptotagmin-5 isoform X1: MDIVIREEDISLAQIGVYASVSFLVVSAVGAALYTTCSKRYRLNWFEQNLLESANEKDEDQQSREALVAGAAGYNVDNINEVPRGKFGSGNAGNLSPTSLKSEDNDPAFWVPASVTSTAAIQQQVSNTTEESAPPTPTSPTGSLKSNTLSYCSTTSVPIARSDKHVVLAMHPSRPRVSSMNAKLDHTKIDMTLYRSHSQPKTINPVSVSEVRGNLHVSIVYDPVGGLLNVRLLEAQNLQPRQFSGTADPYAKVRLLPDKKNFWQTRIHKRTLNPVFDEQFVFEVTAGVIDKRTVEILLYDFDAYSRHVCIGGTKLHLANLDLSEQVKLWTPLSSASAQDMKVDLGDIMVSLAYLPSAERLMVVLIKARNLRIVDDARNSSDPYVKVTLLGPGGKKMKKRKTGVQRGTLNPVYNEALAFDVAKETLKNCVLEFTVVHDGLLGSSEILGRTLIGNSPEVRTEEKIFFEEIFRAKNATAQWVALQEPANNLATVKTTNTKN, from the exons ATGGATATTGTTATACGTGAAGAGGACATTTCACTGGCCCAGATTGGCGTCTATGCCTCAGTTTCCTTCCTGGTAGTTTCGGCTGTTGGAGCAGCCCTATACACCACCTGCTCTAAACGATATCGCCTGAACTGGTTTGAACAAAATCTCCTGGAATCGGCCAACGAAAAGGATGAGGATCAACAGAG CAGGGAGGCTTTGGTTGCCGGTGCTGCGGGCTATAATGTGGACAACATAAACGAGGTGCCGCGTGGGAAATTCGGCAGTGGAAATGCCGGCAACCTCAGCCCCACATCCTTAAAGAGCGAGGACAATGACCCGGCATTTTGGGTACCCGCCTCGGTCACCTCGACGGCTGCCATCCAGCAACAGGTGTCCAACACCACCGAGGAGTCGGCCCCGCCCACACCCACTTCGCCCACCGGAAGCCTGAAGTCGAACACCCTGTCCTATTGCTCCACCACTTCCGTGCCCATCGCCAGATCCGATAAGCATGTGGTCCTGGCCATGCACCCGAGTCGTCCCAGGGTCTCTTCCATGAATGCCAAGTTGGATCACACTAAAATTGACATGACCTTGTATAGGAGC CACTCTCAACCGAAGACCATCAATCCAGTTTCCGTCAGTGAAGTCCGCGGCAATTTGCATGTTAGCATCGTCTACGATCCTGTAGGTGGTTTGTTAAATGTTCGACTACTGGAAGCTCAGAATCTTCAGCCAAGACAATTTAGTGGAACTGCCGATCCATATGCCAAAGTAAGATTGCTGCCGGATAAAAAGAATTTTTGGCAGACGCGCATTCACAAGAGGACCTTGAATCCAG TTTTCGATGAGCAGTTTGTTTTTGAAGTCACAGCCGGAGTAATTGACAAGCGGACCGTTGAGATTTTACTGTACGACTTTGATGCCTATTCCCGGCACGTTTGTATCGGTGGAACCAAGCTACATCTGGCTAATTTGGATCTGAGTGAACAGGTGAAACTCTGGACTCCCTTGAGCTCCGCCTCGGCCCAGGATATGAAGGTGGATCTAGGAGATATAATGGTGTCCCTGGCCTATTTGCCATCTGCGGAACGTTTGATGGTGGTCCTGATCAAGGCCCGAAATCTTCGAATTGTGGACGATGCCCGAAACTCATCGGATCCGTACGTAAAGGTTACTCTCTTGGGTCCCGGTGGCAAGAAAATGAAGAAACGCAAGACGGGCGTTCAAAGGGGCACTCTGAATCCCGTTTATAATGAAGCCCTGGCTTTCGATGTCGCGAAGGAAACGCTGAAAAATTGTGTACTAGAATTCACCGTGGTCCACGATGGTTTATTGG gATCTAGTGAAATTTTGGGTCGTACTCTCATTGGAAACTCTCCGGAAGTCCGCActgaagaaaaaatattttttgaggAAATTTTCCGCGCCAAAAATGCAACGGCACAGTGGGTTGCACTGCAAGAACCGGCAAACAATTTGGCCACAGTAAAAACTACAAACACCAAGAACTAG
- the Oli gene encoding class E basic helix-loop-helix protein 22, whose translation MDPSNLAFGFPGLPNHGHMPIPPTANMLGGQHPAPTASPPQSVPGRRTPLGSVGLGGFYAHGMGMSQPQPPTDENKPGPSAPEKPLSPTAAAIAAIAISGGTTTVAVSSGSASGSGSNNGKQKNRQGKTVRLNINARERRRMHDLNDALDELRSVIPYAHSPSVRKLSKIATLLLAKNYILMQQNALEELRRLLAYIQSTTGAAPLDLGAFPAAAKLQALLQGPHNEPPSSSS comes from the exons atgGATCCCTCGAATCTGGCCTTCGGTTTTCCCGGTCTCCCCAACCATGGACACATGCCAATACCACCCACCGCCAATATGCTGGGTGGCCAGCATCCAGCACCCACGGCCAGTCCACCACAAAGCGTTCCAGGCCGCCGAACTCCATTGGGATCGGTGGGTCTGGGTGGTTTCTATGCCCATGGAATGGGCATGTCCCAGCCCCAGCCACCGACGGATGAGAACAAACCAGGACCAAGTGCTCCGGAGAAACCACTAAGTCCCACGGCCGCTGCCATTGCGGCCATTGCCATAAGTGGTGGCACCACCACGGTGGCTGTGTCCAGTGGTTCGGCCAGTGGAAGTGGTTCCAACAATGGCAAGCAGAAAAATCGCCAAGGAAAGACTGTGAGGCTGAATATTAATGCCCGGGAGCGGCGAAGGATGCACGATTTGAATGATGCCCTGGATGAGCTAAGGAGTGTTATTCCCTATGCCCATTCACCTTCCGTTCGGAAGCTATCGAAAATAGCCACCTTACTGCTGGCCAAGAACTATATTCTTATGCAGCAAAACGCCCTAGAAGAGTTGAGAAG ACTGCTGGCCTATATACAAAGCACCACGGGAGCTGCACCTCTGGATTTGGGTGCCTTCCCAGCTGCTGCCAAACTGCAGGCCCTTCTCCAAGGACCTCACAACGAACCGCCCTCCAGCAGCAGTTAA
- the Sytalpha gene encoding synaptotagmin-5 isoform X2 — protein MDIVIREEDISLAQIGVYASVSFLVVSAVGAALYTTCSKRYRLNWFEQNLLESANEKDEDQQREALVAGAAGYNVDNINEVPRGKFGSGNAGNLSPTSLKSEDNDPAFWVPASVTSTAAIQQQVSNTTEESAPPTPTSPTGSLKSNTLSYCSTTSVPIARSDKHVVLAMHPSRPRVSSMNAKLDHTKIDMTLYRSHSQPKTINPVSVSEVRGNLHVSIVYDPVGGLLNVRLLEAQNLQPRQFSGTADPYAKVRLLPDKKNFWQTRIHKRTLNPVFDEQFVFEVTAGVIDKRTVEILLYDFDAYSRHVCIGGTKLHLANLDLSEQVKLWTPLSSASAQDMKVDLGDIMVSLAYLPSAERLMVVLIKARNLRIVDDARNSSDPYVKVTLLGPGGKKMKKRKTGVQRGTLNPVYNEALAFDVAKETLKNCVLEFTVVHDGLLGSSEILGRTLIGNSPEVRTEEKIFFEEIFRAKNATAQWVALQEPANNLATVKTTNTKN, from the exons ATGGATATTGTTATACGTGAAGAGGACATTTCACTGGCCCAGATTGGCGTCTATGCCTCAGTTTCCTTCCTGGTAGTTTCGGCTGTTGGAGCAGCCCTATACACCACCTGCTCTAAACGATATCGCCTGAACTGGTTTGAACAAAATCTCCTGGAATCGGCCAACGAAAAGGATGAGGATCAACAGAG GGAGGCTTTGGTTGCCGGTGCTGCGGGCTATAATGTGGACAACATAAACGAGGTGCCGCGTGGGAAATTCGGCAGTGGAAATGCCGGCAACCTCAGCCCCACATCCTTAAAGAGCGAGGACAATGACCCGGCATTTTGGGTACCCGCCTCGGTCACCTCGACGGCTGCCATCCAGCAACAGGTGTCCAACACCACCGAGGAGTCGGCCCCGCCCACACCCACTTCGCCCACCGGAAGCCTGAAGTCGAACACCCTGTCCTATTGCTCCACCACTTCCGTGCCCATCGCCAGATCCGATAAGCATGTGGTCCTGGCCATGCACCCGAGTCGTCCCAGGGTCTCTTCCATGAATGCCAAGTTGGATCACACTAAAATTGACATGACCTTGTATAGGAGC CACTCTCAACCGAAGACCATCAATCCAGTTTCCGTCAGTGAAGTCCGCGGCAATTTGCATGTTAGCATCGTCTACGATCCTGTAGGTGGTTTGTTAAATGTTCGACTACTGGAAGCTCAGAATCTTCAGCCAAGACAATTTAGTGGAACTGCCGATCCATATGCCAAAGTAAGATTGCTGCCGGATAAAAAGAATTTTTGGCAGACGCGCATTCACAAGAGGACCTTGAATCCAG TTTTCGATGAGCAGTTTGTTTTTGAAGTCACAGCCGGAGTAATTGACAAGCGGACCGTTGAGATTTTACTGTACGACTTTGATGCCTATTCCCGGCACGTTTGTATCGGTGGAACCAAGCTACATCTGGCTAATTTGGATCTGAGTGAACAGGTGAAACTCTGGACTCCCTTGAGCTCCGCCTCGGCCCAGGATATGAAGGTGGATCTAGGAGATATAATGGTGTCCCTGGCCTATTTGCCATCTGCGGAACGTTTGATGGTGGTCCTGATCAAGGCCCGAAATCTTCGAATTGTGGACGATGCCCGAAACTCATCGGATCCGTACGTAAAGGTTACTCTCTTGGGTCCCGGTGGCAAGAAAATGAAGAAACGCAAGACGGGCGTTCAAAGGGGCACTCTGAATCCCGTTTATAATGAAGCCCTGGCTTTCGATGTCGCGAAGGAAACGCTGAAAAATTGTGTACTAGAATTCACCGTGGTCCACGATGGTTTATTGG gATCTAGTGAAATTTTGGGTCGTACTCTCATTGGAAACTCTCCGGAAGTCCGCActgaagaaaaaatattttttgaggAAATTTTCCGCGCCAAAAATGCAACGGCACAGTGGGTTGCACTGCAAGAACCGGCAAACAATTTGGCCACAGTAAAAACTACAAACACCAAGAACTAG